Part of the Zea mays cultivar B73 chromosome 4, Zm-B73-REFERENCE-NAM-5.0, whole genome shotgun sequence genome is shown below.
TGCAGAATAGAATATATGCATAGTATATATAGTTTGTATGAGAAAACTTACATCATCTGATACTTTGATATGATCAGTAGGAACATGGCTTTCCTGATCATGTTGTTGTTTATCAGGTGTTGGAACAGTTGGTGTGGATACTGGATCATTTGTTGGAGGCATTGAGGTAGTGGGGGGGTTATCTACATTTGGAACATATAATAATTTAGTAGTTGTTACTGAAATATAACTGCATTATAAATGTATCGTTATAAAAAATGGTTAAACATACACATTTGCAAACTACATCAGTATACTATCAGGATGCATAAATAAAATACAGTTTTCAAAAATGAAATACACTGAAAAAATATGTTGCTACTTGTATGAGTATAAAttaatatatatattattttccaGGAAATAATTGGTGAACTTGATTAGTTTAAAAAAATAAACATAAATACTAAAACCTTCTGGCTGTGAATCGCGCTGCGTTGCAGCTCTCAGAACTTCATCGATCATTTCACCAAATGTTTCAGAGAGTTCAATCTGCTTCGAAACAATCATCTGATGGCTCAGCTGTAGGGAATCACAGTATTTATCCACCTCTTTGTCATGAGCATCAAACAATGATTGAAACATTGGACGCTGCTAGGAGGGCAAACATTGCAACTTGTTGCCAATCAAATTATTGATATGTGGCACATATATGTTGAAAACGGCAGAAGCAGGCCGTTCTGGAGCAATGACGTAACACGTTTCTGAACGGCTACGAAACTGTATAAAGTAATATAGAACAATTAGCAGTAATAATATTTTAACATCTGCATAACAGGACAAAAATTTGTTTATGTCTAACCTCTGCATATCCGAATGGTTCACCAGTTTTACGGGGGGGGGGGCGCCTGTCACCACGAGCCAACTCTTTTATGGTCTCATTGTCAAAAAACTTAATGCGTGGAGTACCATATTTGTTAACAGGAGATGCAGGGTGATGTAGGTGATCAAGGTAGTAAATCTGAAAAAAGGAATGCACAAATATATAAAATTAGTATATAACAACTATttgcatatcatatatatgcaCAGTAAACAAAAAAAATACTTACCAGCACAATGAGTGAGCATCCATATATTGTTGCTGTGATGTTTGTTTTGTTCCTTTTATGCCAACGTGCGGCAGCATCACACAAATCCGTGTAAACTAGTTGACACCAGTCAATATCAGACATTCGGGCCATGTTTGAAGTCATGAGTACCTCATTGTTTGTAATGCcccaagaagcagaaggaaaaAGAAGCCGATTGAATAGAATCAGGAAAAAACATCTAATTGATAGCTCATCATCGTTGCCAAGCACTATCTTGTCTTGAAGCTTGACAACATCAAATTCTTCTTTACCAACATTGAGATCACGTCTCAGTTTTGCAGCATCATCCACTTTGCCATACCAATCAGTAAACTCCCTGCCTCCTCCAGCACATGGCAAACCCAAAATCAGATGAACCGTATCTTTTGTTATTTTCAGTTCCTTGCCAGCCCCTGGGCGTATGGTCATGTCATGAGGATCCAATTTATCCATCAACCACCTGATGAGTGATCGGCTCTCTAAGGCATCAGTTCGCAAATCAAATATGCTTGAAAATCCCAACCTAGCGACAGCATCGCTCTGCCGATCGCTCATTATCCAAGATGATACAATAACATCATAGGGAATGCAGCGGATATTCAGTTTCTAGAAGCATAAATGAATATGCATTAATACACAAAGTATATATATAGTTAGAACTAATGATACAATATTTACAAACAAGGGATAATTATTACATGCTTGTAAATAACTACGCTACAACAATAAAAAAAAGTAAACACCATATTTGTTGATAATAATATACATAAATTTAAAGGGGGGAAAATACAAACTTGATTGGATACCAAAATTAACACATGAATAAACATAAATATATACATGTTACCTGTGATTTTCTAGGAGTCTTCTGTTTAGGAGAGTTTTTTTTGTAATGATATTAGACTTTGGACTTCTTTTCACGCAAGGAACTTGAGGAGAAGGTACTTTTTACTTCTTTGCACTGGTTTGTTCTGAAGGAGAAGGTGAGGCAGATCTGAATTGGCGCTTCAACGATGGAGCCTCCATGAAATCGTCGTCTGACAGTGTGGATGGAGCAGGAGGTTTTCTTTTTAAACGACAAGCTAACGCCTTTCTGCGAAAATGATGGATTGGGGCTGGCTGTGGCTCATTCTGCTCCTGTTTTTGGGGAATATCATCTTGGTGAGCTGAGCTGCTGGATCATGTACGCCTGGAAATGTCAATTGAAAAAACCTCCTGACTGGATTCAATGGTTAATATTTTTGGATTACTGGGCGGGCGATCAACAGACTTCATGATTAAATACTGAATAGATCTGCAGAAAAAaagttgtttttaaatacattgATTTATGCATGAATATATGCCAAAAAAAGAACTAATTTTTACTATAACTATCTGAAATGCATACTATATAATGCTAAGTGGAATTACATAACTTAAACTACCTTTTACATTTATGCGATAGCATTTAATGAACAATAGTTATATACAAGCATAAAGATTGATTTAATATTTCATATAATTGTAAATGAAACAGGATAAAATAAGAGCCTTTTTGCATCAACTAACTATACAACATATTTTAATAACTGGTTCATAGTAATAAaaacatttagctcaaataacatgaatatttaaATAACATTTGCTTAAATAACAGTATCtgtatgtatttatatataaTGAACAGGAGTGTAAACTAATTATGCAAGTAAATAGAACAATTCAAATATGCTTAATATATGTTCACAAACTTGTGTATGAATGAGCATACACATACTGCcaatatgcatatatatcaaCTCCAATGGGTatattttatatataataaaacagATGTGTACACAAATGATTTAATTGAATGGGCATAAAAAGTACTGAGGATATGCATATAAATGATATACAATAAGCATATTAGATAATTAAATCGATGTGAAAACCAATCATTAGAGTAAATGTGCATAAAGAATACTGACTATATGCATGTATAATAAAACAAATGTGTAAACAAATGACTCAAGTGAATGTGCATAAACAGTACTGaggatatgcatatatatcaaatacAAATAAGCATATTTGATAATAAAATATATGTGAAAACAAATCATTAAAGTACATGTGCATAAAGAGTACTGACTATATGCATATATAATAAAACAAATGTGTAAACAAATGACTCAGATGAATGAGCATAGACAGTACTGAAGATATGCATATATATTACATACAAAAAGCATATATGTGTTACTTGGGTTGTATAAAAGTACTCTATGCTAACTCATCAGTAAATACATAATCCACAGCCTTTGTCTAAATCTATGAATGTCGGGCGATAGTAGGAATACAGAATAAATACACATACCCTAATATCGGGCTCCTAAACAAAAAAGAGATGCAATGCGCGATGCAATGACCCGATTATAGTGATGTCTAAGCGGATACAAATCACACATATAGCTGCAGAATAAGGGTTAACATCAAATCCACTTCAATCGACCGATAGGGCTCAAAAAATCGACGGCAAACTCGGGGTATTTCAATGTTGGATTACCTGGAAGTTCTTGAATCGGGCTCCAATGCTGGGAGATTGAAGGATGTAAAGAGGAATGGAATGGCGCTGGATTGGAGCGGCGGTGGATTGGCGCTGCGCTGGTTTGGAGGCACGGAAATCGCCTGGGGAGTCGCCTCCGACGAAAGGAAAATCTGCGCGGCTGGGGTTTTCTTCAAATGGGCGCTGGTTTATCTCCGTTGAATGCGCGAGTACGGTTTTAGAAACAGGAAACGTGGGAGAGGTGGCTGGCTGACGGGGGTAACGGCGCCGTGACTATGACCTGTTGACTCGGTGTGGTTCAACCAAAATGTCCATGTTGACTAGCCTAGGCTTCCtctattattggaagcccagggctcttaatatataaactatatatatatatatatatatatatatatatatatatatatatatatatatatatatatatatatatatatatatatatatatatagtatgcgCTGCTGCAACTTAATCTCTTCTATGCCACCCAGATGCAATTTATTATCCTTCCACATGTAATCATGAGGGGGCATAGAAGAGATTAGGACATACACTTTTCTTAACTTTCTATACCGCTGACGATGTCATTACTGAGCATATTGCAATGGCATACAAAGAATTTTCTCTATATCTTTTTTCTTGTGCGAATAGATGGAGTACAACGATACAATACGATTTTACATCATCAATATAATGTTATAAGCTTTTATACTCccctccaaaaatataattcattatcattcattcgaatgtggatGAAAAAAGAGAGGTctagaaagaactatattttgtGACCGATGGAGTATTATTTGTTGTTCTCTCTTCAACGTCCACCTCATATAAAACAATTGGATGATCCAAACAGGATCCTAGATCCTCTCTGTTCAACCCTCACCTTATATAAGTTGGGTGGGTAAATGAATAGttaatactccctccgtcctaTAAAATAAGGCATTGCATGTTTTTAGAAAAGTCAAGGTTTTAAAACTTTAACCAACAATCCAGCAAAAAAACTTATATTTTTAGTATATGCATGTTATATGCTTGAATTTTTATTAAAAATACTTTAATATGATGTTTAATTTGTATTTATTGATGTCATATTTTAAAAGAAATCAATGGTCAAGGTTCTACTCTAAAGACTTTGCCAAAAATATATACGCCTTATTTTATGAGATGGAGGGAGTATTATGTTAGCTTATCCTTTAGCTTAATACTCGATCTCTCCTTTCTTAAATACGAGATATTAAGGGTTCAAATTGTAACTTGCATATTCTAGGCTGCTCAACCACTACAGGAAAcacataaattttcgtgggcccggatatttttgtcggccggcccacgaaaatacagaagttattttcgtcggccggcccacgaaaatacggaagttattttcgtcggcctcgtgaccgacgaaaatgtggagtattttcgtgggccggagaatatgttcgtcggcaggcccacgaaaatacggaagttattttcgtcggcctcgtaaCCGACAAAAATGTggagtattttcgtgggccggggcCGTACGGACGAAAATAAGTCATCGACCGACTGAGGCCGTAAATAGAGGCCCTAAATCGTCCCGGTCGCGCGCCTGCAgcttctctctcgctctcgctcgtTTCGCTGTTTTAAATCACCGCGCCGCCGCACGCCGCGCCGCCACGCCGCCCGCACTCCCCTCACCGCGCCTCCCACACGCCCGCGCCGCCCGCCAGCCCGCACGCACGCACGCCACGCCGCGCCGCCCGCACTCCCCTCGTCGTGCCCGCCTCGTCGTCATGCCCCATCCCCGTGCCGCGCCTGGCCCTCCCGTGCCCGCCTCCTCGCCGTGCCCCATCGCCGCACCGCCCCTCTCCGTGCCCGCCTCCTCGCTGTGCCCCATCGGCACGCCCGGCCCTCGTCGTGCCCGCCTCCTCGCCGTGCCCCATCGCCGTGACCCATCGCCATCGCCGCCTCCTCGCCGTGCCTCCTCGCCGTGACCCATCGCCgtgccgcccctcgccgcgcccggcTCTCGCCGTGCCCGCCTCCTCGTCGTGCCCCATCGCCGAGAACTTGCCTCTTCGGCGTCATCGCCAGTAACAAGGTACTTACTTGGtctttttttattttcattaATTGTTATCTTGTTATCTTGTCATCTTGTGATTATGATTTGAGTTAACTTGTCGAGTTTAACTGTTGAttgctttaattcaaattcatatttgtctccgagataatttttaatgtttagagtttagttttaatcgttaaccgtagcgaaccgtatgcgtcacccgttcgggaacggcgaacgtcacattggcttgtgaggttcaccgttccggaattgtccacgtattttggacagcctgagagtgtaggccgatgcttgtgatttgtgacatgtgccttacgattgacgcggaatttcggttgtgtaacccagttgttctccaacacaccatgttcaggcgtgtgcttggagagcagcggggttatgctgccgaaatttcgcggcaatcgtaggctacacgtcacaaatcacaagcatcggcctacactctttggtgggtttagggcctttacctaatagggagttcacctaagccacagacgatcgttgattttctttgtcttttgtttagcctttgaaatggacggtgatgtatgacgggtggagaaaggatggggcacattcaaatgaatggatggttgtaacaaaggcttttcttgagcacactttcaaagatgcaactggttgtctagtgaagtgtccttgcaatcactgcgagaacaagtggcctcagaagaaggaagaaatggagaaacacctttgcaaaagtgggtttatgccgaactaccttgtatggtaccggcatggagagtctattagacacgttgacgcggaggtggaacttgatgacgatcatgataggatggacgacatgttgcatgatcttggtagggaggttgaaatgaacgctgaggagccggggcagcttccatgCGATGCtgaggaattcttccggctactcgccgcgggagaagagagactgcacgagcacactcagatgtcagttcttgggactctcacaagactaatggcgataaagtcgaagcacaacatttcaaacagtgcttacaacgacatcgtccaactgatgggcgaggttctcccggagaatcataagttgccaaagaatatgtacttcgcaaagaagatgttggctggtcttgggatgacatatgagaagatcgacgtgtgtcccaacagttgcatgctattctttgaggaggatgacaagctggaccgttgtaagcattgcgaagcttctagatatgtcgaggtgacaaatgatgagggtgaattggtagttacgaaggtcgcagctaagcaacttcgtcggttgcccatcattcctcgactttcaaggttgttcctcaacaaggaaatagctctgcatatgacgtggccaaagaatggtgtacgtctcgtcactgatccatacataatggtccatccgtcggacggtgatgcgtggaaggcatttgacgagtttgatcccgaatttgcaaacgaccctaggattgtacggcttggtctatcgacggacggattcacacctttcaatagcagtgcaagccttactcgtgttggcctgtcttcattgtgccatataatcttcctcctgagttggtcaataaagaagagttcatgttccttgcactagtcatcctaggccccgagcatccagggccaaagttgaatatgtttgttcgccctttaattgaagagctgaaacaattgtggagacgtgtgaaggcttatgacagccatactgaaaaggagtttaccatgcacgctgcttatttgtggtcagtgcatgatctgctggcgtatggagattggtctggatggtgtgttcatggtcggttgtgctgtcccatatgtatgaatgatactgaTGCAtttagattgaagcatggtgggaaagtgtcattctttgatgctcatcgatgttggactccattcaagcatgatttcaggagttcgcttactgcattcagaagtggagccaaaatcagaaatgggccaccaaagaggcaaactgcaccgcagataatggcatggcatgcttgtctaaagcaaggagaaaatgataggttccaaggctacggggaggaccacaactggacccatatttcatcaatatgggagcttccgtatgcaaaagccttgatcatgccgcacaacatagacttgatgcaccaagagcgtaacgttgctgaaagcatcataagcacatgtttcgatgtgactgataaaacgaaagataatatgaaggcaagaaaagacatggctgaaatttgtaagaggtcgatgctcgagttgaaagtaagcgataaagggcatgagagtaggccgcgagctgattactgcctcaagccggatgaaagaaaaaaatatttaagtagttgaagaatctgaaatttcccgatcgatatgcggcaaatctgaaacgggcagtcaatctgaagaccagtaaattgatcggtttgaaaagccatgactaccatattattatggagaggctgatgcccgtgatgtttcgaggctattttaaggatgagctttggagcatatttgcagagttgagttacttctatagggaagtatgcgcagagacggtatcgaagaggttgatgcagaaatttgagaaagaaattccaattctgatttgtaaatttgaaaaggttttcccgcgaggattcttcaatgtgatgcaacatctaattgtgcatttggcttaggaagctttggtaggtggaccagtgcaattcaggtggatgtatcctatagaaagggcgttgaaaaagctcagggcgtctgttcgcaacaaggctagagACGAAGGGTGTATTGCAGAGGCTTTTGctcttaaggagatatctcaattctcaaccaggtatttcactcgagccaacaatgtgtttgcgcctttAGTGCGACTTtatgtcgaaaatgaatcacccaaagcacccttcaattttttgcgaatccgggtaaagcagttggaaatgggagtgtacgtcacattgaagcatcagatttgaacatgctaatgctatatatgtatagcaatattgacagcacacaggaggcgttcgagtaagttttcctcatagttacgtcaattttctcatctcataatttctatagtgtgtaatctccatgtttctaatatgtctAGCATGTTTGacgaagaatgttggaaatctactagtaaacctacagccatccaattagaaaatcttcgacgtgatgggttgaaaggtggcccaaacttcgtgcagtggtttcgaaattatgttagtaattgtcgttctctcattgtccatacttaatctttgaattttggacttggaagatataaaaTATAATGCATAtatatactaattccttgtataggtttccaaaaactctgtgcacccagacttgcagcaaatggcacatacctctgtgtccatcaggaactatactcgctatgatgtaaatggatatcgctttcaaaccgcgaaattggagaagagtcgaccattggcagccaccactaatagtggtgtgttgggaagttcatatgttgacgatgacaaagtagtggactattacggtgttcttcaaaacattgtagagttgatttttgatggccccaaggaacttaaagtcgtgtttttcgagtgcgactggtttgatgctcatagtgggactcgtgtcgacaagtatggtaatgtcgaggtgaagcatagctctaggattccgagcagtatgagcgatgttgtccttgcaaatcaggcaaaacaggtgtactacctgccatattgaaagggaaatgtgccctttggccatttctaagtattttggtgatcaagtgccaacacaaatggtttaagtgtgaaactatgccaaatggtggaagaagtgcaaatcaacacaaaggtatgattctagacttagtacattggtttttgtgtactaacatatttgtctaagtgctagaatcagagaaaagacaaaaggaaaaagagttggctatgtacagccaactcCTGTTcaatctgggtgcaccggactgtccggtggtgcaccggacagtgtccggtgcgccaggctggctctggcgaaaaggctgctctcgggtttcgtcggcggcgtacggctaaaaatcaccggactgtccggtgagccaacggtcggccgcgcaatccgcgcgtgacgcgtggccgagccaacggtcagaagggggcaccggactgtctggtgtgcaccggacagtgtccggtgcgccaacggctccaaatcttcaacggtcggctgcgccagaataggaaagaaatcagcaccggacagtgtccggtggtgcaccagactgtccggtgcgccacccgacagaaggcaagaattgccttcctggattgctctcaacgactcctagctgccttagggctataaaagggacccctaggcgcatggaggaagatatcaagcatactctaagcattcttgatcattcacactccgtctttgcacactcaattggcattcttagtgatttgagctccgttctagtggtgaaccttgtgttattcatttgagctcaagtcttggttgtgtgtgtgcgtattgttgtggatttgtgtgtgtgttgcttccctctcttactctagtgctttgactttgatccttattgtaagggcgagagactccaagttgcggagattcctcgcaaacgggaaagagtaaagaaagaagaacatcgtggtattcaagttgatcattggatcacttgagaggagttgagtgcaactctcgtccaatgggacgccacaacgtggaataggcaagtgttatacttggccgaaccacgggataaatcctcatgtctcttgtgcttgttctcattgtgtctattgtgtttcacaagagccctcctttagccacttgatttcattgtgctaactcttaatcaaattttgtggctttaagttttaagtttttataggatcacctattcacccccctctaggtgctcttaattggtatcggagccattctcttcacaaaagggactaatcgcccaaagagatggatcctaagggaaaggggatggtgatcaacgacaaggagaaggaatccttcatcaatgagccaaaagacgacaagcccactgactcgggctcaagtcaaaagaagaaggatggaaagaagaagaggcgcatcaagaaaattgtctactacgacagcgacgaatcttcctcttctcaaaaggacgacaaatacgaggagaaaaagaaaacggttaactcgaacttttctttcgattattctcgtattccgcataattccaatactcatttgctttccattccacttggtaaacctccacactttgatggagaggactacggattttggagtcacaaaatgcgtagccatttgttctctcttcatccaagtatatgggagatagtagaaaatggaatgcaatttggtagttcggataattctatgtttatcaatgaacaaatccataaaaatgcacaagctactactgttcttttagcatccttgtgcagggaaaaatacaataaggtgagcggcttggataatgccatgcagatctgggacaccctcaagatctcgcatggggggaacgacgccaccatgctcaccaagattgagttggtggaaggcgaactaggaaggttcacgatgatcaggggagaggagccaactcaaacgtacaataggctcaagac
Proteins encoded:
- the LOC103653212 gene encoding uncharacterized protein produces the protein MFQSLFDAHDKEVDKYCDSLQLSHQMIVSKQIELSETFGEMIDEVLRAATQRDSQPEDNPPTTSMPPTNDPVSTPTVPTPDKQQHDQESHVPTDHIKVSDDIVSGNVCKKAEVMDAPIFDKTPTSNAPTTDKPAAPKLTPDINSEGQKSVTHDTPVSGAPLFDKTPLTDVRHVVIFIFFLFIH